ACATCGAGAAACCGTGCAGCAATTTCTTCAAACGATAATCGCGGCTTCCCACGAAAATCTTGTTGGTTTCCACCCGAACTATTAAGATCATCCATTCCATGAGGATCAGAATGCTTACCATTAGATTTTGTTCGATCTTCCATTCAGATTGCAAACTCTCGTTAAACCAATACTAACTCAGCCGCAAATAACAAAACACCAACCAAACCAAGAAACCGACCAAACGAAGAGCAGCAAAGAAACCCTAAACTAGCAAGAAACCCTAACCCATGAATCTCATAAATCTGATAATGAATCGGTTAAACAGGCCGAGATACCACCGAATCAGATTATTCGATCCAAGAAATTTAGGGCGGCGATTAAAGAACAAAAGAAAAAACCCTAGACAAAATCGATCAGATCCTTACCAGAATTCGAAATAGATGTACGACTCTAATGACAAATCTGAATAAGAAATCACGATTGAAAAGGTAGAGTTGCGTGAAGATCCGTAGTCGCCGTAGCTAGAGAGAGAATTAGGGTTTgtatcacatgccttcattttggtataacattttccgtcgatagtgagttccttcaaaggaactatgagggtctcatctgacaggcacttcttcagattcgacacgtggaaaacgttatgaactgcaccgagttctgcttgtaggttcagtttgtaggccaccttgcgtattcttgcgtattctttcaatgatttcgaacggtcctacataccgcggattgagcttgcctcgtttaccaaaacgaaccacacccttccagggtgagactttgagtagcactcgatccccaacttggaactcgagcggttttttGCGtttatcggcgtagcttttctgacggtcacgagctgccgccatgcgttgttgtatctgtgcaatccgttcagtagcatcaactaccatttctggacctgtgatctgactatcacccacttctgcccaacaaagaggtgatcggcatttacgtccgtataatgcctcgaatggagcggcttgtatgctggtgtggtaactgttgttgtacgaaaactccactaacgggagatgtttttcccagctgttgccgaagtcgataacacatgcccgaagcatgtcttctagagtctggatagtgcgctcagactgcccatccgtctgagggtggtaagctgtgctcatgtcgaaccgggagccaaaagatttgtgcattgcttgccatagttctgaagtaaatcgtgcatcacgatctgagataatagaggttggcactccatgcctcgaaacaacttctttcaagtaaatgtctgctaatgtagagaacttgtcagtttccttgatagccaagaagtaagcagactttgtgagtcgatccacgatcacccaaatagtatcgttcccacgctgggatctaggcagttTTTGGGATATCCCGATGCAAAGTAACATTACATGGACTTGGAGGAAGTTGTTAAATCTTAGGTCTATGGTTCAGCAACATGTTTGGATGAAGATAGGTGATGGTACGTCAGCGAATATATGGTTTGATAAATGGGATGTTGTTTGTCCTTTAAGCTCGTTCATCACTCCGAGAGCTATAGCAAATGCGGGGTTCACGTTTAAGACTAAGGTAGAGGATGTTTATCGGCAAGGAGAATGGGAATGGCCTGATCAATGGCTTACCCGATACCCTATTCTGCTTAACATACAACATATTAATATGCGAAATATGAATGATAAGGTTGTCTGGAGATCTTCAGCTGGTAAGGAAGTGGAGTATAGTACTGTTAATGTTTGGGATGATATTCGGGTCGCTCAAAGTGAAGTTCAATGGTCGTCTATGGTCTGGTTTCCTCAAGCTATTCCACGACATTCGTTTTTCCTGTGGCTTTTGGTTAACAAGAAGTTGAAGACTCAAGACGTAATGGCTAGGTGGTGTGCGTCGGGCAACATGAACTTCAACTTGATGTGCTGCTCGTTGTGCTCGTTGGGGCCGGACTCTCACGAACATCTGTTCTTTGAATGCTCGTTCGGATCTCAGGTTTGGAATGGAGTAAAGGATATTGCGGGTTTATCTTCAATCGCTAACTCTTGGGATATGATCTTTACTCATTTGGTTCAAGTGGCTAACTCTAAGAACGCTATGCATGTGATCAGCAAGATGGTTGTGAGTGCGGCAGGTTATTTTGTTTGGCAGGAAAGGAACTTCCGGTTATTTACGTCCAAGAAACGAAGTGCTGAGCGGCTTGTTGATATTATTTTAGCTACGGTTCAGATGAAGCTTCACACGATGCGGTTTAAACGAACAAGTCAAGTGGAGAGGATCCTACAAGATTGGAGTTTACCTCGAGGGTTAATTGTCGAAGATGATGACAATGGCTAGTAGTTTTCTTGTTTTGTTCGGTTTGTTTTGACAGACGTGTGTGTCTAGTCGGGTTTGCGTATTGCTTGTTTCTTGTATTGTAGTGATACTCTAAAATGGCATGTCATTTTAGAGAACTGGGGTTTGTTCTTTTCCCCACTTGATTTGTTCGTTTGTTgatataaaattcaccggggtaaccctttacccaaaaaaaaagtaggcctgatggtttctggtattccgtcttgaccctcgcgcaggtcaaacacttgccgacgtaagttgctatgtgggcctttatgctaggccaccagtacgtagttctaagatcgtggtacattttatccgaacctggatgtaccgagtaacgggacttatgagcttcatccattaccagctcgcgtaagttgccataatgtggaacccaaatgcgtcctgttacgtagtaggcgccgttttccctttgttctaaccgttgccttgagccgtgtagggcttcagccctgacgttttctggtttcaatgcttctacctgagcatctcgtatctgtgcaggaagactagactgaatagtaagttgtaatgctcgcacgcgtctaggcgtagtgtctttccgactaagggcgtcagccacaacattggctttgcctggatggtatttgatagggcattcgtaatcattaagtagctcgacccatcgacgttgccgcatgttcaattccttctgcttgaatatatgctcgagactcctctgatcggtgtagatagtgcacttggtaccgtacaggtagtgtcgccatatcttaagcgcgaaaacaacagctccaagttctaaatcatgtgtagtgtagttccgctcgtgaactttaagttggcgcgaggcgtaagcaatgactctATCCctctgcatcaatacacaaccaagaccctgaatcgacgcatcgcagtagaccacaaaatcgtcagtgccctctggcaatgagagaataggtgcgctgcatagcctatcctttaggtgttgaaaaGTCGTTTCTTATGTATTACCCCAAtgataagtaacacctttctgtgtcagtagtgtaagcggctgtgcaatctttgagaagtctttgatgaaccgtctgtagtaacccgccaaacccaagaattggcgtatttccgttggagtaCGCGGTGCAGgacagttcctgatcgagtctaccttggatggatcaacatgaatcccatccttgtttaccacatggcctagaaagtggacttcacgaagccagaagtcgcattttgaaaacttggcgtacagttgttcctttcgaagaagttccaagataagccgtaagtgctgctcgtgttcctcctgactcctggagtagatcaggatgtcgtcgatgaaaacaattacaaacttgtccaggtaaggcttgcataccatgttcattagatccatgaaaactgcaggcgcgttcgttagcccgaatggcatgactagaaactcgtagtggccgtagcgagttctgaatgctgttttcgagatgtcctcatcccggactctcagttgatggtatcctgacctcagatcaatctttgagtagtagctcgacccttgcagctggtcgaataagtcatcaatacgtggcagagggtagcggttcttcactgtcaccttgttgagttcgcggtaatctatgcacatcctgaaggtaccgtccttctttttcacgaataacactggagctccccaaggcgaagagctaggacgaataaagcccttatccaagagttcttgcaattgcttagacagttcttccagttcggttggagttaatcgatacggtgcgcgagctattggtgctgctctaggagctaattcgatttgaaattcgacctggcggtgaggcggtagaccaggtaagtcttcaggaaacacttgaggaaaatcacgtacaactgggatatcctctaatctcttctctttcgttgatgcgtctctaacaagtgccaaaatggtagtgtgaccctttcgtaaatatttctgggccttcaggaaggagatgatgccaaccacggcaccactcttgtcgccttgaacttcaagaggttccttaccagaacggggaatacgaacgatcttctccttgcataagatctctgcttgttgctgggataaccaatccataccaatgacgatgtcgaaactacccagaactataggaatgaggtcgatggagaaagtctgaccggctaagacgatgttacaacctttgactacatgtgcggcctctaaacttttaccgttggctaactctacgacatatttggtgtttaagggtgttggtgtacattttaacatttgactaacttttagagacacataactggtatccgcactcgaatcaaacaatacagaaacataaaagtcgtcgagaagaaacttacccataactacgttaggatcattccttgcatcaccctgccccagcacgaacacGCGACCCCTAGcatcattgccattattgtttccccctgttgccattgccctgattgttgttattgttgttgttctggttctggtttaactgggggcagtcaggtttgaagtggccttcagcaccacattgatagcatcctctgttgcctcgttgctgttgctgttgctggtttcgtggagcaggtggttgttgttgctgattctggttcgcatgagcttctacaatctttagcctcatgacccatcttgagacaccgctgacaacgacccttgttgcactggccgttcTGGTGTTTGTTGCAAGtgttgcaccttgggaggtttcctcgatatccaccctgtctttgaatacccgaagattgctgaccagggctctggtagttatcagtc
The Helianthus annuus cultivar XRQ/B chromosome 6, HanXRQr2.0-SUNRISE, whole genome shotgun sequence genome window above contains:
- the LOC110944978 gene encoding uncharacterized protein LOC110944978, with amino-acid sequence MVQQHVWMKIGDGTSANIWFDKWDVVCPLSSFITPRAIANAGFTFKTKVEDVYRQGEWEWPDQWLTRYPILLNIQHINMRNMNDKVVWRSSAGKEVEYSTVNVWDDIRVAQSEVQWSSMVWFPQAIPRHSFFLWLLVNKKLKTQDVMARWCASGNMNFNLMCCSLCSLGPDSHEHLFFECSFGSQVWNGVKDIAGLSSIANSWDMIFTHLVQVANSKNAMHVISKMVVSAAGYFVWQERNFRLFTSKKRSAERLVDIILATVQMKLHTMRFKRTSQVERILQDWSLPRGLIVEDDDNG